The proteins below come from a single Thunnus thynnus chromosome 10, fThuThy2.1, whole genome shotgun sequence genomic window:
- the rundc3b gene encoding RUN domain-containing protein 3B, translating to MASLGAGLHLIRRRAASRSAAVERRNLLTVCRFSVKTLLDRSCFDTIDDSSPEFINFVSILEHILSHRLKGQTTWFGYESPRSFWDYIKVACSKVPHNCIRSIESMENVRSSRAKGRAWIRVVLMEKRLSEYISSALRDFKTTRRFYEDAAIMLGEEAGLLADTLIGLNTIDFSFCLKGEGLDGSSPSVIDYTPYLKFTQSADSISSDEEEMRTLGSSGSESSTPDKTATAASIFTEQSNLVSKCKRFEQKYRMALEQKGYLEELVRLREAQLSEAVSHNKALQQSLADTHLSHTLEKEQLEYIILELQDQLTVLKNNDLRSRQELTAHLTNQWPSPDALDANAVALDTLLYRKNTGQWEEKSFQSLEQLSADMSLSQTSLERSNTLSLEARPAGTHWPRQGKEETPSLRGLCGSLTSVASYKSLASLKSSECLASPATEISSPGITPS from the exons GTTTTCAGTGAAGACTCTGCTAGACCGCTCCTGTTTTGACACAATAGATGACTCATCTCCAGAGTTCATTAACTTCGTCTCCATCCTGGAGCACATCCTCAGTCATCGACTTAAAG GTCAGACAACTTGGTTTGGCTATGAGAGTCCTCGGAGTTTCTGGGATTACATAAAAGTAGCCTGCAGTAAAGTCCCTCATAATTGTATCCGAAGCATCGAGAGCATGGAGAACGTGCGATCGTCGAGAGCTAAG ggCAGGGCATGGATCCGAGTGGTTTTGATGGAGAAAAGACTGTCAGAATATATCTCATCTGCACTGAGGGACTTCAAAACCACCAG GAGGTTTTATGAGGATGCAGCGATCATGCTGGGAGAGGAGGCGGGGCTGTTGGCGGACACGCTCATCGGACTCAACACCATCGACTTCAG CTTCTGTCTGAAAGGAGAAGGTCTGGACGGCAGCAGCCCCTCCGTGATCGACTACACGCCTTACCTGAAGTTCACTCAGAG TGCAGACAGCATCAGCAGTGacgaggaggagatgaggactCTGGGGAGCAGCGGCAGTGAGAGCAGCACCCCTGACAAAACGGCCACCGCCGCTTCCATCTTTACCGAGCAGAGCAACTTGGTCAGCAAGTGTAAACGCTTTGAGCAGAAGTATCGCATGGCGCTGGAGCAGAAG gGTTACCTGGAAGAGCTGGTCCGTCTACGTGAAGCCCAGCTGTCGGAGGCCGTATCTCATAACAAAGCTCTTCAGCAGAGCCTGGCAGACACACACCTCTCCCACACACTGGAGAAAGAGCAGCTTGAGTACATCATCCTGGAGCTTCAGGACCAGCT AACAGTTCTGAAGAACAATGATTTGCGGTCCAGACAGGAGTTGACAGCCCATCTGACCAATCAGTGGCCATCTCCTGATGCTTTGGATGCCAACGCTGTCGCCTTGGACACGCTGCTGTACAGGAAGAACACCGGACAGTGGGAGGA AAAGAGTTTCCAGAGTCTGGAGCAGCTGTCTGCAGACATGAGCCTCTCACAGACTTCCCTAGAGCGGTCAAACACACTGAGTCTGGAGGCCAGACCAGCTGGCACACACTGGCCCCGCCAAG GTAAAGAGGAAACTCCATCTCTCAGAGGTCTATGTGGCTCCCTGACCTCAGTCGCCAGCTACAAATCTCTGGCCAGCCTGAAGTCCAGTGAGTGTTTGGCCAGTCCCGCCACAGAGATC